One window of the Bartonella bacilliformis KC583 genome contains the following:
- a CDS encoding LON peptidase substrate-binding domain-containing protein, giving the protein MKAGNICYNCENDLPKKIALFPLEGALLLPGGFLSLNIFQPNVLEMIEDVMASNRLLGIIQPLSSDGDCPSTQLYKMGCIGRITNYNETGNGRLLIALQGICRFTLEQELVNTKSYRVAMIQSNTKDLQEPDTSESINRENLLNAIEHYLTIHEMEHNWDSIVQTPTPVLVNALSALIPFAPEEKQALLEAPDIESRAQTLLALTERSLMKQKGLNNRLN; this is encoded by the coding sequence ATGAAAGCTGGAAATATTTGCTATAATTGCGAAAATGACTTACCAAAGAAAATTGCTCTCTTTCCTTTAGAAGGTGCGCTGCTTCTCCCTGGAGGTTTTTTATCGCTCAACATCTTTCAACCAAACGTTCTTGAAATGATTGAGGATGTTATGGCATCTAACCGTCTATTAGGCATTATTCAACCACTTTCGTCAGATGGAGACTGCCCCTCTACCCAGCTTTACAAGATGGGCTGCATAGGTCGCATCACAAATTACAATGAAACAGGAAATGGACGACTCCTGATTGCACTACAAGGCATTTGTCGTTTTACCCTAGAACAAGAATTAGTAAACACAAAATCTTATCGAGTTGCCATGATTCAATCCAATACAAAAGATTTACAAGAACCTGACACTTCAGAGAGCATTAATCGGGAAAACTTATTAAACGCTATTGAGCATTATCTAACCATCCATGAAATGGAGCATAACTGGGATAGTATTGTACAAACACCGACACCGGTATTGGTTAATGCACTCTCAGCCCTTATTCCTTTTGCTCCAGAAGAAAAACAAGCTCTGCTGGAAGCGCCAGACATTGAGAGCCGTGCTCAAACCCTTCTCGCTTTAACAGAGCGTTCCCTCATGAAACAGAAAGGATTAAACAACCGTTTAAATTAA
- a CDS encoding Trm112 family protein — protein MKKMTTDPKMLELLVCPITGGNLSFNRKTQELISLKAKLAYPIRDGVPIMLASEARPL, from the coding sequence ATGAAAAAAATGACAACCGATCCTAAAATGCTTGAACTTCTTGTTTGCCCCATTACAGGGGGAAACCTCTCTTTTAATCGAAAAACACAAGAACTTATTTCACTCAAAGCAAAACTTGCCTATCCTATTCGCGACGGTGTTCCCATTATGCTCGCTTCAGAAGCTCGTCCTCTATAG
- a CDS encoding Trm112 family protein: protein MKKMTTDPKMLELLVCPITGGNLSFNRKTQELISLKANFSYLKKRHKIFLTTMLKKP, encoded by the coding sequence ATGAAAAAAATGACAACCGATCCTAAAATGCTTGAACTTCTTGTTTGCCCCATTACAGGGGGAAATCTCTCTTTTAATCGAAAAACACAAGAGCTTATTTCACTCAAAGCAAATTTTTCCTATCTTAAAAAAAGGCATAAAATTTTCTTAACAACAATGTTAAAAAAGCCGTAA